In a genomic window of Quercus lobata isolate SW786 chromosome 4, ValleyOak3.0 Primary Assembly, whole genome shotgun sequence:
- the LOC115984102 gene encoding polyamine oxidase 2-like produces the protein MESGRTTSNPQLRRGLCYSNVERKPSVIVIGGGMAGIAAARALHDASFQVVLLESRDRIGGRVHTDYSFGFPVDLGASWLHGVSKENPLAPLIGRLGLPLYRTSGDNSVLYDHDLESYALFDMDGNQVPQELVTKVGEAFESILKETDKIREELSSDMSILNAFSIVFERRPELRLEGLAHKVLQWYLCRMEGWFAADAETISLKCWDQEELLPGGHGLMVRGYIPVINTLAKGLDIRLGHRVTKIVRRYNGVKVTVEDGRTFVADAAIVAVPLGVLKAKSIKFEPKLPEWKETAISELGVGIENKIVLHFEKVFWPNVEFLGVVAETSYGCSYFLNLHKATGHSVLVYMPAGQLAKDIEKMSDEAAANFAYLQLKRILPNASAPIQYLVSRWGTDINSLGSYSYDTVGKPHDLYERLRIPVDNLFFAGEATSSNYPGSVHGAFSTGMMAAEDCRMRVLERYGELDLFQPVMGEEASVSVPLLISRM, from the exons ATGGAGTCTGGACGCACCACGAGTAATCCCCAATTGCGCAGAG GTCTGTGCTATTCAAATGTGGAGAGAAAACCATCTGTCATCGTCATTGGCGGTGGTATGGCTGGAATTGCAGCTGCGCGTGCTCTTCACGATGCTTCATTTCAG GTTGTCCTGTTGGAATCACGGGATAGAATTGGCGGTCGAGTTCACACTGATTATTCATTTGGTTTTCCAGTTGACTTGGGTGCATCATG GTTGCATGGAGTATCTAAAGAAAATCCCTTGGCACCATTGATTGGGAGACTGGGACTGCCCTTATACCGTACTAGCGGAGACAACTCTGTGTTGTATGATCATGATTTGGAAAG CTATGCACTCTTTGATATGGATGGAAATCAAGTTCCTCAAGAGTTGGTGACAAAAGTTGGTGAAGCATTTGAGAGCATTCTAAAGGAG ACGGATAAAATAAGAGAGGAATTGAGCAGTGACATGTCCATATTAAATGCTTTCTCTATTGTCTTTGAAAGGAGGCCAGAGTTGAG GTTGGAGGGACTTGCTCATAAGGTTCTTCAGTGGTATTTATGTAGAATGGAGGGCTGGTTTGCAGCAGATGCTGAGACGATCTCACTAAAATGTTGGGATCAG GAAGAACTGCTCCCTGGTGGTCATGGGCTTATGGTCAGGGGCTACATACCTGTTATAAACACTCTTGCTAAAGGTCTCGACATCCGCTTGGGCCACAG GGTTACAAAGATTGTAAGGCGATATAATGGAGTGAAGGTGACAGTTGAAGATGGGAGAACATTTGTGGCAGATGCTGCAATTGTTGCTGTACCTCTGGGAGTGCTGAAAGCAAAGAGCATAAAGTTTGAACCAAAGCTGCCGGAGTGGAAGGAAACAGCCATTTCTGAACTTGGTGTGGGGATtgagaataaaattgtgttgcACTTTGAAAAAGTGTTTTGGCCAAATGTTGAGTTCCTAGGAGTGGTTGCAGAGACATCTTATGGGTGCAGTTACTTTCTAAATCTTCACAAGGCTACTGGTCACTCTGTCCTTGTTTATATGCCAGCTGGGCAGCTAGCCAAAGACATTGAGAAAATGTCTGATGAAGCTGCTGCTAATTTTGCTTATTTGCAACTCAAAAGGATACTTCCAAATGCTTCTGCCCCG ATTCAGTATCTTGTTTCTCGATGGGGCACTGATATTAACTCGCTTGGCTCCTATAGCTATGATACAGTAGGGAAACCCCATGATCTGTATGAGAGGCTTAGGATCCCAGTGGATAACCTATTCTTTGCAGGGGAGGCAACAAGCTCAAACTACCCAGGGTCAGTGCATGGTGCATTCTCTACAGGAATGATGGCTGCTGAAGACTGTAGGATGAGAGTCTTGGAACGTTATGGGGAGTTGGATTTGTTCCAGCCAGTCATGGGTGAGGAGGCCTCAGTGTCTGTCCCGCTTTTGATCTCCCGGatgtaa